In the Caenorhabditis elegans chromosome X genome, one interval contains:
- the aexr-3 gene encoding G-protein coupled receptors family 1 profile domain-containing protein (Confirmed by transcript evidence), translating to MDPITFDNYSMMGEQEEEGPICIESTFLTMRVMENYLKSFEYFLLVSCVCSTFLQIYVLLKAVKYIRRATGDECLHVFLLSMTMGDLLLTSFCYPIEQLREQEIIKPPQWINVAQHFLTWVGLSASSASLILLNADKLLYFKFPLRYANWVTSFKGVSLAVFVWFGCFVFVFICWYLECFTCEDDCRQLMILPNKVVMYIVFTVSACIAPSLTSLGVAIYILNVVTSHRTKLSDENGNSSHALATRLRTFYFIFMTTIFTVGTLLPYRIYNIQRQLTPRETDEISCGSIIFSWTCLYFVSLNAILNPIITVTVLPQYRFQWLCKRLGSSSSPAAVYV from the exons atgGATCCGATAACATTTGATAATTATTCAATGATGGGGGAACAAGAGGAGGAAGGACCTATATGTATTGAATCTACA tttCTTACAATGCGAGTgatggaaaattatttgaaatcttttgaatattttttgctggTTTCTTGCGTCTGTTCTACTTTTTTACAA ATATACGTATTGCTGAAAGCGGTGAAGTATATACGCAGGGCGACTGGCGATGAATGCCTCCACGTTTTCCTGCTCAGCATGACCATGGGCGATCTGTTGCTAACTAGTTTCTGTTATCCAATCGAGCAGCTTCGCGAACAGGAAATTATCAAACCGCCACAGTGGATTAACGTCGCTCAGCAT TTTCTAACATGGGTCGGATTGTCTGCATCATCGGCCAGTTTGATTCTGCTCAATGCGGATAAATTGCTATATTTCAAGTTTCCATTGAG ATATGCCAACTGGGTCACTTCATTCAAAGGTGTCTCCCTTGCTGTTTTCGTTTGGTTCGGATGCTTTGTCTTTGTGTTCATTTGCTGGTATCTGGAATGTTTCACATGTGAAGATGACTGCCGGCAACTAATGATTCTTCCCAACAAAGTTGTAATGTATATCGTGTTCACAGTTTCTGCGTGCATTGCTCCAAGCTTAACATCACTTGGAGTagcaatttatattttaaacgTAGTGACGTCGCATAGAACAAAATTATCAGACG agaatggGAATTCTTCTCACGCTCTTGCCACCCGCCTTCgaactttttatttcatatttatgaCCACAATCTTTACTGTTGGCACATTACTTCCTTACCGAATTTATAATATTCAACGTCAGCTGACCCCGAGG gaaacTGATGAGATAAGCTGCGGAAGTATTATCTTTTCATGGACTTGTCTCTACTTTGTCTCGCTCAATGCG ATCCTGAATCCAATAATAACGGTCACGGTTCTCCCACAATACCGTTTTCAATGGCTTTGTAAACGGCTAGGAAGTAGCTCTTCTCCAGCCGCCGTCTATGTTTAA